In the genome of Actinomycetes bacterium, the window TCGGCAACCTCGTCGACGACCCCGAGCTGCGCTTCACCCCGAGTGGCGCGGCCGTGGCCAAGTTCCGCATGGCCTCCACTCCGCGGTACCTCGACAAGCAGAC includes:
- a CDS encoding single-stranded DNA-binding protein — protein: MAAGDTVITLVGNLVDDPELRFTPSGAAVAKFRMASTPRYLDKQT